In one window of Helianthus annuus cultivar XRQ/B chromosome 17, HanXRQr2.0-SUNRISE, whole genome shotgun sequence DNA:
- the LOC110921635 gene encoding F-box/FBD/LRR-repeat protein At1g13570 has protein sequence MKAKRLSKAPRLDRITTLPQTIIETILCLLPIEEAARTSILSREWRYKWTTIPKLVFYKSTIKTSTKQITVKELRCKLFCAIHQVLLLRQAPILDFTLRISADDTYFEIDQIILHLSRNHTIMKLRLDFLGLSSYRLPLSFFSLRHLTDLYLEYCDIGHEPTFNGFGNLTSLSLSKLSISRKSLLHLLSNCPSLKSFSLFIDDEEFYGHERPNIMELFKSLPVIEHLTTWGYVAPSFLVDSVPQELPTSLIHLKYFCLEKMGIVNRDGYSFGLTFLVVLLKCSPNLERIKLETNTDEDYDVESVNLEDYSDIFEEYSDVWLEHLNELKFRFFSNLKPELELLKFILARSPNLKKVILPTYISDTKEEVELLQSLLHITGTNPC, from the exons ATGAAAGCGAAACGTTTGTCTAAAGCTCCGCGATTGGATAGAATCACCACACTTCCTCAAACTATCATAGAAACCATCTTATGTCTTTTACCAATTGAAGAAGCAGCAAGGACAAGTATCCTATCAAGGGAATGGAGGTACAAATGGACCACAATTCCTAAACTTGTGTTTTATAAGTCCACTATTAAAACGTCAACCAAACAGATTACCGTTAAGGAGTTGAGGTGTAAACTTTTCTGTGCTATACACCAAGTTCTGTTGCTGCGCCAGGCCCCAATACTCGATTTCACCCTTCGGATATCTGCAGATGACACCTATTTTGAAATTGATCAAAtcatacttcatttgtcgaggaACCATACTATCATGAAATTAAGACTTGACTTTTTGGGTCTGAGTTCATATCGTTTACCCTTATCTTTCTTCTCGTTGCGTCACTTAACGGACCTATATCTTGAATATTGTGACATCGGCCATGAACCCACATTCAATGGATTTGGTAACCTTACAAGCTTATCCTTAAGCAAACTATCGATCTCTAGAAAAAGTCTTCTACATCTTTTATCTAATTGTCCATCACTTAAAAGCTTTAGTCTG TTTATAGATGATGAAGAGTTTTACGGTCATGAAAGACCCAACATTATGGAGCTGTTCAAGTCTTTACCTGTGATTGAACATCTAACCACTTGGGGTTATGTCGCTCCG TCATTTCTTGTAGACTCGGTTCCCCAAGAGCTTCCAACCTCATTAATCCACCTCAAATACTTTTGTTTAGAAAAAATGGGTATTGTCAACCGCGATGGATATAGTTTTGGATTGACTTTTCTTGTTGTTTTGCTCAAATGCTCCCCTAACTTGGAGAGAATTAAGCTAGAG ACCAATACAGATGAAGATTATGATGTAGAGTCGGTTAATTTGGAAGACTATTCCGATATATTTGAAGAATATTCAGATGTTTGGTTGGAACATCTGAATGAATTGAAGTTTAGATTTTTCAGTAACTTGAAGCCTGAGTTGGAGCTTTTGAAGTTTATCTTGGCCAGGTCACCCAATCTGAAGAAGGTGATATTGCCAACCTATATAAGTGACACGAAGGAAGAGGTGGAGTTGTTACAAAGTCTCTTACACATCACCGGTACAAATCCTTGTTGA